In a genomic window of Brettanomyces nanus chromosome 1, complete sequence:
- a CDS encoding uncharacterized protein (BUSCO:EOG09340IYS~MEROPS:MER0001156) has product MSTGPKRPAPLDLSRTKLSVSMNQNARTPTYSELRPQDSYEVLMKSREISLQQQRIIDSATTVSSASTNFSSAGSLPSANSTVSAISSVDSSSTSKNESSIKEGSSGSHVLAEDDEGSGCRSRNGPGRLPSRKRMRRHSPPKPLHISAKSRLLSMPIRSAPVYSFAGHPPVGYQIPMRSVTAPIASCSTHTVSQLPALSYQFAPMMQGGRIIMVPPINQTPVTVQSDTVQSTVRDVYAGQYVNGVEKDNDDKGERGEVEDDVESKAIEDDAKVQSESLKGILQIGDKAYNYSVVVTGNEKRDNKHFHDVMNFISNEICSQYRQTLRSINFVGHRCISTIHRVQDHDEKAQLIRQVFDDQAFWNDFNNSGQQERHSLLGYIGSNSEAGSVGLFENPYLKKPSGLRQFSAESLEKAQLLTQHIIDDDSPEGLRNCVRNLDRLSDVLCRVIDLCEFVRVVHPNQSFVKAAQQCHEQMFEFMNILNTSKGLFDKLSKALHDDSIKSRLTDEEFSVGKLLYADFKQSGIDMDEKTRQGFVELSQYIAMTGQSFNNGVSDTDAEYAVVPKEHLRGNDIPKEFEQYVSYDRHGNLRIPVYGRTPYEILRSCKNRAVRERIWVTLHSVPHVQIQLLERFLKSRGVLARMMGKQSYADYQLGEKMAKNPANVMIFLQNLLKESKKGVAEEVKTLYGGYSNPDISNPTEKQLATLVRPWDRDYLTTLHMVRQKSSNLEDISAYFSVGTVVAGLSNLFKAIYGIELHPKPVKRREIWSDDVRKFEVVSEDEGLVGIIYMDLFYRENKTPTPAHFTVCCSRKIYPEELDIEDPFNLKKRAFQTTEHDGEIYQLPVISLVCNFFPEYYASSDTSNSLPTLLTLNQVETLFHEMGHAIHSMLGRTNLHNVSGTRCVTDFVELPSILTEQFAKDERVLLSFARHYKTGEPLPLSLLRKHENDNNFLNHSETFGQIKMAMLDEILHSSVVFAEDFDAVKIYHRLEKELVFFNDSLSNWPGRFGHLYSYGSVYYSYLLDRAIAAKIWDHLFADDPMNRASGQKFKNEVLKWGGCKDPWSMVAAVLDRPELKRGDLAAMEYIGSVKDI; this is encoded by the exons ATGAGTACTGGTCCCAAAAGACCTGCCCCCCTTGATCTTTCACGGACTAAACTTTCTGTCTCAATGAATCAGAACGCGAGAACTCCAACATACTCTGAATTGAGACCTCAAGATTCGTACGAGGTGCTCATGAAAAGCAGAGAGATTTCCTTACAACAGCAAAGAATTATAGATTCCGCTACGACAGTGTCATCAGCAAGTACGAATTTCTCGTCCGCGGGATCGTTACCATCGGCAAATTCAACGGTGAGTGCGATTAGCAGTGTCGATAGTTCCTCTACTTCTAAGAACGAATCATCAATCAAAGAGGGTTCTTCCGGATCTCATGTACtagcagaagatgacgaagGATCAGGTTGTCGTAGTCGTAATGGTCCAGGTAGACTTCCTTCTAGAAAAAGAATGCGTAGGCATTCACCGCCAAAGCCTTTGCATATTTCCGCAAAGTCCCGTTTACTATCTATGCCAATTAGATCCGCTCCAGTTTATTCGTTTGCTGGCCACCCCCCGGTCGGATATCAGATTCCAATGAGATCTGTAACTGCTCCTATAGCGTCTTGTTCGACCCATACGGTATCGCAACTTCCTGCTCTGTCTTATCAATTTGCACCTATGATGCAGGGAGGTCGTATAATCATGGTACCTCCTATCAATCAAACACCTGTAACGGTGCAAAGTGATACGGTTCAGTCCACCGTGCGTGATGTTTATGCTGGTCAATACGTGAATGGAGTTGAAAAGgacaatgatgataagGGCGAAAGAGgggaagttgaagatgacgttGAATCGAAGGCTATTGAGGACGATGCCAAAGTGCAATCCGAAAGCCTAAAGGGAATTCTCCAAATAGGGGATAAAGCTTATAATTACAGTGTCGTGGTCACGGGAAACGAAAAAAGGGACAACAAGCATTTTCATGACGTTATGAAT TTCATTAGCAATGAAATTTGTTCACAGTATAGACAAACTCTTAGATCAATTAATTTTGTCGGTCATCGTTGTATAAGTACTATCCATAGAGTGCAAGATCATGATGAAAAGGCACAGCTAATAAGACAGGTATTTGATGACCAGGCATTCTGGAATGATTTCAATAACTCGGGTCAACAAGAAAGACATTCGTTGTTAGGATATATTGGTAGTAATTCTGAAGCTGGTTCAGTCGGATTGTTTGAAAACCCGTACCTAAAAAAGCCTTCTGGATTAAGGCAGTTCAGTGCTGAATCACTCGAAAAGGCACAGTTACTCACCCAGCATATCATCGACGACGATTCTCCAGAAGGATTACGTAACTGTGTGCGGAACCTTGATAGATTAAGTGATGTATTGTGTCGTGTGATAGATTTATGTGAGTTTGTACGAGTTGTTCATCCGAATCAATCGTTTGTCAAGGCTGCCCAGCAATGTCACGAGCAGATGTTCGAGTTCATGAATATACTCAATACCTCTAAAGGACTCTTTGACAAGTTGAGTAAAGCTCTACACGATGATAGTATCAAATCACGGCTCACAGATGAGGAATTCTCTGTAGGTAAGCTGCTTTACGCAGATTTCAAACAGTCAGGAATCGACATGGATGAAAAGACAAGACAAGGATTTGTCGAACTAAGCCAGTATATTGCTATGACAGGTCAAAGTTTCAATAATGGTGTTTCGGACACTGACGCAGAGTATGCCGTGGTTCCAAAAGAACACCTTCGAGGCAACGACATTCCAAAAGAGTTTGAACAGTATGTTAGTTATGATAGACATGGAAATTTAAGAATACCTGTTTATGGAAGAACACCCTACGAGATTCTACGGAGCTGCAAGAACAGGGCTGTCAGAGAACGGATTTGGGTCACCTTGCATAGTGTTCCTCATGTTCAAATACAGCTTTTAGAAAGGTTTCTAAAAAGTAGAGGTGTTCTTGCTCGTATGATGGGTAAGCAGAGTTATGCCGACTATCAGCTAGGTGAGAAGATGGCCAAAAATCCTGCCAATGTGATGATCTTTCTCCAGAACCTTTTGAAGGAGAGTAAAAAGGGTGTTGCCGAAGAGGTGAAAACTTTGTACGGGGGATACTCTAACCCGGACATATCCAATCCTACAGAAAAACAGCTGGCTACCCTTGTGAGACCTTGGGACAGAGACTATCTAACAACTTTACACATGGTTCGGCAAAAATCAAGTAACCTTGAAGACATTTCTGCCTATTTTTCGGTAGGAACCGTCGTTGCTGGTTTGTCGAATTTGTTTAAGGCAATTTATGGTATAGAGTTGCATCCGAAACCTGTCAAAAGGAGAGAGATATGGTCAGATGATGTTCGTAAGTTTGAAGTTGTTAGCGAAGACGAGGGACTTGTCGGAATTATTTACATGGATCTTTTTTACAGGGAGAATAAGACTCCAACTCCTGCTCATTTCACAGTGTGCTGTTCCAGAAAGATTTACCCTGAGGAACTGGACATCGAGGATCCATTCAATTTAAAGAAAAGGGCTTTTCAGACCACCGAACATGATGGTGAAATCTACCAGTTACCTGTGATCTCGCTTGTCTGCAATTTCTTCCCAGAGTATTACGCATCCTCTGatacttcaaattctttACCCACTTTGCTTACTCTCAACCAGGTTGAGACCTTGTTCCATGAGATGGGACATGCTATACATTCTATGTTGGGAAGGACAAACCTTCATAATGTCAGCGGTACACGGTGTGTAACCGATTTTGTAGAGCTACCTTCAATTCTTACAGAACAGTTTGCAAAGGACGAAAGAGTCCTTCTATCGTTTGCAAGACACTACAAGACCGGAGAGCCGCTTCCTTTGAGTTTGCTTCGCAAACATGAGAATGATAACAACTTTTTAAATCATTCTGAGACATTTGGACAAATCAAGATGGCAATGTTGGATGAGATTCTCCATTCAAGTGTTGTTTTTGCAGAAGATTTTGACGCTGTTAAGATATATCATCGACTAGAGAAAGAGTTAGTGTTTTTTAACGACTCGTTATCCAATTGGCCAGGAAGGTTTGGTCACTTGTATTCTTACGGATCGGTGTACTACTCCTATTTACTTGATAGAGCTATTGCGGCTAAGATCTGGGACCATTTGTTTGCCGATGATCCAATGAATAGAGCCAGCGGTCAGAAATTTAAAAATGAGGTATTGAAATGGGGTGGCTGTAAAGATCCTTGGAGTATGGTGGCAGCAGTTCTTGATAGACCTGAATTAAAGAGGGGCGATCTTGCCGCTATGGAGTACATAGGCAGCGTAAAGGATATTTAA